The DNA segment CCGTGCTGCGCATGAACGGAAATCGCGGGAACAATCCAAACCATGACATCCGGGCTTGATCTATCGGATGAACAAATGAAAAGGAGGATACCATGGACGCAATGGAAGTTATTCTTTCACGGAGAAGTATTCGAAAGTACACGAAGCAGGCGGTCCCCGACAAGCTGATCGAAGATCTGCTGAAGGCAGCGATGAGCGCTCCATCGGCCGGGAACGAACAGCCGTGGCATTTTGTCGTCATCACGGACAGAAAGATCATGGAGGAAATTGCTTCATTCCATCCACACGCGGGGATGTTGAAAGAAGCACCGGCGGCGATTCTCGTCTGTTCTGATATGAAACTGGATGCGCATAAGGGATTCTGGGTCCAGGATTGCTCGGCTGCAACGCAAAATATCCTTCTCGCGGCTCATGCGAACGGGCTTGGTGCTGTCTGGCTTGCCATGTATCCGCGCGAAGAAC comes from the Acidobacteriota bacterium genome and includes:
- a CDS encoding nitroreductase family protein, with the protein product MEVILSRRSIRKYTKQAVPDKLIEDLLKAAMSAPSAGNEQPWHFVVITDRKIMEEIASFHPHAGMLKEAPAAILVCSDMKLDAHKGFWVQDCSAATQNILLAAHANGLGAVWLAMYPREERCNTMKKLLGMPEDVVLLSLISLGYPGEEKPSEDRFNSARIHRDRW